From Carya illinoinensis cultivar Pawnee chromosome 5, C.illinoinensisPawnee_v1, whole genome shotgun sequence, one genomic window encodes:
- the LOC122311477 gene encoding (-)-germacrene D synthase-like, whose product MSSLPVSRIPTQTLSPISGVNRPLATFRPSIWGDHFISYGSKSMEITSETLEEVQRLKEKVHNMLMAPVDNISQKLELIDAIQRLGVSYHFESEIDDIIQQIHNNDDNTGDSHDDLYTISLRFRLLRQQGYNTPSDVFSKFKDSEGRNFKESIIHDVRGILSLYEASHMRVHGEDILDEALHFTTTQLESMVSNLNPSVAAQVRRALERPLRKWLPRLEARHYFSTYPETASFNEVVLNFAKLDFNILQRLHQKEVSELSRWWKEYLGVPEKISYVRDRVVELYFMWILGTYFEPQYSHGRMMLGKVVCLVSIIDDTYDAYGTFEELKLFTDAILRWDNCCIEQLPEYMKSIYKAVLDLTKEIEEEMSKEGRIYARYYTKEAFKTVAQAYFVEAKWMKEKYIPTVEEYMSNALVSGGYVAVTTLSFLGMRDATKEVFDWSCSNPKIVRAAETICRLMDDLVSSEFEQKRGHVVSAIDCYIKQHNVTRHKVEEEFKKQIEDAWKDINNEFLKPTQVPKHFLERVLNLSRVMDVIYKDDDGYTKVTQVLIDGVTSLLVDPV is encoded by the exons ATGTCTAGTCTTCCAGTTTCAAGGATTCCTACTCAAACCCTGAGCCCAATTTCTGGTGTAAATCGTCCGTTGGCAACTTTCCGTCCAAGCATTTGGGGAGATCATTTCATCTCTTATGGTAGCAAGTCCATG GAGATTACCTCTGAGACCTTGGAGGAAGTTCAAAGGCTGAAGGAAAAAGTGCACAACATGCTGATGGCTCCTGTCGATAACATATCACAAAAGCTGGAGCTGATTGATGCCATCCAACGGTTAGGCGTCTCTTACCATTTTGAAAGTGAGATCGATGACATAATCCAACAAATTCACAACAATGATGACAACACTGGAGACTCTCATGACGACCTCTACACTATTTCTCTCCGTTTTCGCTTACTGAGGCAGCAGGGTTATAACACTCCGAGTG ACGTTTTCAGCAAGTTTAAGGACAGTGAAGGTCGGAACTTCAAGGAATCAATTATTCACGATGTGCGAGGTATTTTAAGCCTGTATGAAGCTTCGCATATGAGGGTGCATGGAGAAGATATACTTGATGAAGCACTTCATTTTACTACAACGCAACTCGAGTCGATGGTGAGTAATTTAAACCCTTCTGTTGCTGCACAAGTGCGTCGTGCCTTAGAGCGGCCTCTTCGAAAATGGTTGCCAAGGTTAGAGGCGAGACACTATTTTTCTACCTACCCAGAAACTGCTTCATTTAATGAAGTTGTTCTCAACTTCGCTAAGTTGGATTTTAACATACTACAACGGCTACACCAGAAGGAAGTTTCCGAGCTCTCGAG GTGGTGGAAAGAATATTTAGGGGTCCCGGAAAAGATATCATATGTCCGAGATAGAGTGGTGGAGTTGTACTTCATGTGGATTTTGGGAACGTACTTTGAACCCCAATATTCTCATGGGCGGATGATGCTTGGCAAAGTGGTTTGCTTGGTCTCAATTATTGATGATACATATGATGCCTATGGTACCTTTGAAGAGCTTAAACTCTTTACAGATGCAATTTTAAG GTGGGATAACTGCTGCATAGAGCAACTCCCAGAGTACATGAAATCTATCTATAAAGCAGTCTTGGATCTTACTAAGGAAATTGAGGAAGAGATGTCCAAGGAAGGAAGGATATACGCCCGTTACTATACAAAGGAAGCA TTCAAAACCGTAGCTCAAGCCTACTTTGTTGAAGCCAAATGgatgaaggaaaaatatatacCCACGGTGGAGGAGTACATGAGTAATGCCCTAGTAAGCGGTGGTTACGTTGCAGTTACAACCTTATCTTTTCTTGGCATGCGAGATGCAACAAAGGAGGTCTTCGACTGGTCTTGCAGTAACCCTAAGATTGTTAGAGCAGCAGAAACGATATGCAGACTCATGGATGACCTTGTCTCTTCTGAG TTTGAGCAAAAGAGAGGACACGTTGTCTCTGCCATTGACTGCTATATCAAGCAGCACAATGTCACAAGGCATAAGGTAGAAGAAGAATTTAAGAAGCAGATCGAGGATGCATGGAAAGATATTAACAACGAGTTCCTTAAACCTACTCAGGTGCCAAAGCATTTCCTAGAGCGAGTTCTCAATCTCTCACGTGTAATGGATGTTATTTACAAGGATGATGATGGATACACAAAGGTTACACAAGTGCTAATAGATGGTGTCACTTCCTTGCTTGTTGATCCAGTGTAG